CTGCATTCGCCTTCATGGGCAGTATCAGATGCAGCAGTTTACGCCAGAGCCGAAGGAAAAACTCCTTATCCTTCAGAAGATAAATGCTGACAACGATTCCCAGCACAGTATTGAGAATACTCCCGCTAATATTGGTGATAAAGCGGAAGACTGCTGCTGTGCTGAAGTTTTTGGAGACCCAAGAGATTGCTTGGTTAGCGAATTCTTGAATTCTTTCTTCTATGCCGGTATTATTGGGGATTGCGTCAATCCAACTTTTAAAAGAAGACTCGTATTTCATAAAGTAATTTACAATACTGTCTAACATATTCTGAAGACTTGTAAACACAAGATCTCCCACAATTAAAAAAGCGAACGCATAAATAATGACGCAAATTATGAGAAAGATAAGCAGGAAGGTAATCAGTATACTGATGGTCCGTTGAAGCCCAAGACGTTTCTCCAGCTTGATGGGATCGCTGGGCAGATTAATAAAGAGTTTTGAAATCAGCTTCTTATTAATAAACTCAACCAGCGGACTAAGTAAATATGCGAGGATCAAGCCGGTGATCAAAGGTGCGAATGCAGTAAGTACGCTGCCTAGCATATTGGAAATGCCAGTAATGACCATATTAAAGTTCTTGATAAAAAAATACAGTACATACAGTAGTGCAGATGTAAACACTACGTACATGCAGAACTTAATATATTTCCAATCAGATAACATTTCTTTGAATTTTGACATTCCTGTACCTTCCTTTTGCAAGCTCTGCTTACCGTGCTTTAACGATTTATATGCTGCAAGCTTGGGATGAATAAGATAAATTCCAAGGCTGTTATTGTTGATTT
This genomic window from Clostridiales bacterium contains:
- a CDS encoding AI-2E family transporter, which codes for MSKFKEMLSDWKYIKFCMYVVFTSALLYVLYFFIKNFNMVITGISNMLGSVLTAFAPLITGLILAYLLSPLVEFINKKLISKLFINLPSDPIKLEKRLGLQRTISILITFLLIFLIICVIIYAFAFLIVGDLVFTSLQNMLDSIVNYFMKYESSFKSWIDAIPNNTGIEERIQEFANQAISWVSKNFSTAAVFRFITNISGSILNTVLGIVVSIYLLKDKEFFLRLWRKLLHLILPMKANAVVTETLSDINQVVSQFLRGQLLDALFIAILSSIGLSLIGLDFAVFIGCFAGLCNIIPYFGPIISTVPAAMIGFMTGGVSQGLLAILVLVIIQQIDANFLYPRVVGSSTGLHPLFILISVTVGGYYAGIIGMILAVPIAAIIKVLIMKRLDSVD